The genomic interval CCCTGAAGTGTGACGGTATAGAGGATCTctataacataaaacattcaacGTACCCTGAAGTGTGACGGTATTGAGGATCTCTttaacataaaacattcaatGTACACTGAAGTGTGACGGTATAGGGGATCTctataacataaaacattcaacGTACACTGAAGTGTGACTGTATAGATGATCTctataacataaaacattcaatGTACACTGAAGTGTGACGGTATTGAGGATCTctataacataaaacattcaacGTACCCTGAAGTGTGACGGTATTGAGGATCTctataacataaaacattcaacGTACACTGAAGTGTGACGGTATAGAGGATCTctataacataaaacattcaacGTACACTGAAGTGTGACGGTATAGAGGATCTctataacataaaacattcaacGTACCCTGAAGTGTGACGGTATAGAGGATCTctataacataaaacattcaatGTACACTGAAGTGTGACGGTATTGAGGATCTctataacataaaacattcaacGTACCCTGAAGTGTGACGGTATAGAGGATCTctataacataaaacattcaacGTACCCTGAAGTGTGACGGTATTGAGGATCTCTGtaacataaaacattcaacGTACCCTGAAGTGTGACGGTATAGAGGATCTctataacataaaacattcaatGTACACTGAAGTGTGACGGTATTGAGGATCTctataacataaaacattcaacGTACCCTGAAGTGTGACGGTATAGAGGATCTctataacataaaacattcaacGTACCCTGAAGTGTGACGGTATTGAGGATCTctataacataaaacattcaatGTACACTGAAGTGTGACGGTATAGAGGATCTctataacataaaacattcaatGTACCCTGAAGTGTGACGGTATTGAGGATCTctataacataaaacattcaatGTACACTGAAGTGTGACGGTATAGAGGATCTctataacataaaacattcaacGTACACTGAAGTGTGACGGTATAGAGGATCTctataacataaaacattcaacGTACACTGAAGTGTGACTGTATAGATGATCTctataacataaaacattcaatGTACACTGAAGTGTGACGGTATTGAGGATCTctataacataaaacattcaacGTACCCTGAAGTGTGACGGTATTGAGGATCTctataacataaaacattcaacGTACCCTGAAGTGTGACGGTATTGAGGATCTctataacataaaacattcaacGTACAGTAACTAGGTCCTGGGTGCAAATGTATACATCCACCAGAATGACAGTTTTGCCTTTTAATTGGtcattaaatgtgtttgtggtgtTGACAAACTTCCCCCGCCCCTTCAGCCCCCTCCCTCTTACGATGAGGTGATTAAAGAGAAGAGTCAGGAACAGGTGCCGCCTCCAAGCTCTTCTCCTGCCTCCCAACGCTCCGTCTCCACGACTACCATCGCCACACAGACGGACGTCGGACCAGAATCATCAGCGCCGATCCAGAGAGCCCCTGTGGGTAAGAGAACGGGCgtggggggagagatggaggacggGGTCACAGAACGGGCgtggggggagagatggaggacggGGTCACAGAACGGGCgtggggggagagatggaggacggGGTCACAGAACGGGCgtggggggagagatggaggacggGGTCACAGAACGGGCgtggggggagagatggaggacggGGTCACAGAACGGCGTGGTGGTCTCGTCGCTGCCTCACAGTAAGCTGCGTCTTTGGGAGAGTAGGGGTTCGAATCCCGGGTTGGGACAGGGGATTTGGTGGGCAGTGTTACTGGCCTGcactgggtgggggggggtagtgaTTATATCAGCCACGTTGTGATGGGTGTTATTGGTCATTGTGttcattgttttgtaatttagtttttgAGTGTTGGTTGTTTTGTAattgtctttgttgtttttataattttgtggatgagtgttgtttgttttggtgttgagtttaatttaatttgactgTTTGTTTGTAGCCAGAAGACCTCCGAAGCCCCCCAGACCGTCTTATCCCTTTACGACCAATCCGTCGCATGCTGATGACACGACCACAGCTGCTGTCAACTCTGTCACCCCCCTAGAAGACCCTCTAGTCAGCAAACACCTGGAGGAGACCAGGCCCGCAGGGATTCACGGTGACCTCTTGTCCTCTGATCCTTTCTGCcctctgacctctgtctctAGCAGCCAGACCGACCAATGGGAGCAGTCCTTTTCCGTCCTGCCATCGCATTCTAAGGTTGCCTTGACTACGCCCTCCGACCCTCAGCCCCATCCCCGGCCACGCCCTCGCACAAAGAACAGTCTTCGACCAATCAAAAGAGAGGTCAATGTTCAGACCCTGGTGAGGCTTggtgaaacaggaagtgaggttccagaaaaccaggaaggaAATCAGCCGGGAGGAAAGTACCTTCAGGAACTACTGGATGCATTCAGCTCTGATGATTGGGGCTTCCCTGATTCCCATAGCAACAACGAAGTAGAGAGCGAGtcgggaggagaggagggggaagaagaagaagaggaggaggaggaggaggaagaagaagaagaagaagaagaagataTGAGCACTCTGAAGGCAAGAATACAGGCCTTCGAGCAGCAACAGGCAGGGCACGAGCACAGTAATCCTCCAGACAGTAACCATGGAGACAGAGCGTTGCCCGGGGGTGGGAGGCCGGAACCCCGCCCCAGAGTTCAGCCTCCGCCTAAACCAGCCCCGCCCATTGCCCCCAAACCACCCCTCACTGCCAAGCCCACCGGCAAAGGACTCTGGGAAGACCGAGGCATGGCAGTGGAGGAGGTCAACAAGACTGTTGATTCCACCACACCACCCAAAATTTCTGACCCCTCTCccaaacccacccacccccctgCCTCTGTGCCAGTCCCTGCACCCCGACCCCTCCTCCCTAAAAAGCCCCCTTCTGATCCCCAAAGACCCGAACCCCCGACGGAGAAGTCTGAGGAGACCCCCTCAGTCCCCCGTCTTCCTCCGAGACCTCCAGTGGCTCTCAGGACTAGCGCGGCAGTGGTACCCCAGGAGAGGACCCCTGTGATCGGGCAGCCGACCCCAGCCGTTCCCCCTAAATCCTCCACAGAGCCCCAACCCCCCAGCGACAGTAAAACTACTAACAATACTCGACCAAGTGTTGCTCAGAAGCCCAGCACCACGTCATCACCCCGCAGGCAGAGCGGTGAGTGTGTGcccgccccccccccgtgtGTGCCCGCCCCCCCCGTGTGTGCCCGCCCCCCCCGTGTGTGCCCGCCCCCCCGTGTGTGTCCCCGACCCCCCGTGTGTGTGcccgccccccccccgtgtGTGTCCCTGCCCCCCCCGTGTGTGTGCCCGCCCCCCAGTGTGTGTCACTGGATTAGCATGATGTAGGCCCGGTGGCGTTTTGTGGTCTTCTGGCATGACATTGCAAGGCCTTTATCCTTTTTAGCATCACGCGTCTCAAGGTGTATTCATCTGATTTTTTTAGACCTTGGTGAATATTCGCCTATTTCTGACTCCCTTTCCATGACGTTACGCTGCTTGAATGCATTCACGTTCCAACATCAGAATGAAAATAATCTGACCTCATGTTTTGGTCACAAGAAAAGTGCTTGGTTAGTTGGCTGCATGTTCTACCATTTCACAATAGCCTAGTGTCATTCTTCATAAGTGCTGTTTATAGACACAATAACTTCAGGATTGATGGAAATCAGgctgtaatgttttgttttatttggagTTAACAATGCAAAAGTTAGCTGAATGTCCTAACAACTAATTTTGTCCGGATAAGTGGACATACTTTGGGGGAACTGCTTTTTCCTAGTCAGTGTTGGATCTGTGGAAGCTTTAGGTTACTCATGCACAATGGAGTGTTTCAGTCCAGGCTAAGCTGGCTAACAGAGTTGTTTTCTccttaaacatgtttttcttctctcttttatAGGATTTGCGTGTGTCAGTGTGACTAAGTCGTTATGCAACCCTCCAAGTGGAGCAAAAAATTCCCTCATTGTGTGTAAACATTGGCCTGGGGGAACCTCTGGTTCTAACATTGGCCTGGGGGAACCTCTGGTTCTAACATTGGCCTGGGGGAACCTCTGGTTCTAACATTGGCCTGGGGGAACCTCTGGTTCTAACATTGGCCTGGGGGAACCTCTGGTTCTAACATTGGCCTGGGGGAACCTCTGGTTCTAACATTGGCCTGGGGGAACCTCTGGTTCTAACATTGGCCTGGGGGAACCTCTGGTTCTAACATTGGCCTGGGGGAACCTCTGGTTCTAACATTGGCCTGGGGGAACCTCTGGTTCTAACATTGGCCTGGGGGAACCTCTGGTTCTAACATTGGCCTGGGGGAACCTCTGGTTCTAACATTGGCCTGGGGGAACCTCTGGTTCTAACATGGGCCTGGGGGAACCTCTGGTTCTAACATGGGCCTGGGGGAACCTCTGGTTCTAACATTGGTCTCGGGGAACCTCTGGTTCTAACATTGGTCTCGGGGAACCTCTGGTTCTAACATAGAGTACATACTTCAGTGTCACTATTGTGAAAGTGGCAGTGCAGCTGATCTGTTCAACCTGTCATCATGTACAACAAGCCCTCATTAACTCCTCCCAACCATCTCCTCCCCCtcaaccctctcctcccccttaaccctctcctccctctcaacTCTAACCCCTCtcaaccctctcctccccctcaaccctctcctccccctcaaccctctcctcccccttaaccctctcctccccctcaaccctctcctccccctcaaccctctcctccccctcaaccctctcctccccctcaaccttctcctccccctcaacCTTCTCCTCCCACTtaaccttctcctcctcctcaaccttctcctcctcctcaaccctCTCCTCCACAGTTCCTCTGTCTGGACCGTCCGGACCTGAGAAGAGACCCTCTAAAGTCTCCACCCAGGCCACCCCAGCAGTGACTAAACCCCCGTCTGTGCCTCCAGCCCCGACTCACAGGAAAACCCCACCAGTCTCAGCAGACCTCCAGcctactcttcctcctcggttagtgcgtgcgtgtgtgttcgtgcatgcatgcgtgtgtgtgtgtgtgtgcgtgcgtgtggtctaacattctctctctctcagtcctcAGGGTGGTGTTAAGTTGCTCCCCCTCCGCCCACCTCCCATAAAGTCTGTTCCTGGACGACCCCCTCCTCCACAGGCTGTCTCCACCCCTGCCGCTGTTTCAGCCACTCAGGCCCCTCTTCCTCAGGCTGTCTCTACCCCTGCCTATGTTTCAGCCAATCAGGCCCCACCTCCTCAGGCTGTCTCCTCGCCCGCTACCCCTCCACCACCCAATCAGTTGCAGGGTCAAAGAGCGACCAAGAGGGGTCCCCctctgcccccgcgacccaaaCCTGGACACCCCCTGTACAAGAACTACATGGTGAACAGTCAGGtggggcgcacacacacacacacacacacaaacacacacacacacctttgtgtTCTTCCCTTGAGCTGTGTTCTTATTGTGGAGTCACTGTGACGTGATTGGTCCATCCACTGTGTTTTAAGTCTTTATTGTGGAGTCACCGTGACGTGATTGGTCCATCCACTGTGTTTTAAGTCTTTATTGTGGAGTCACTGTGACGTGATTGGTCCATCCACTGTGTTTTAAGTCTTTATTGTGGAGTCACTGTGACGTGATTGGTCCATCCACTGTGTTTTAAGTCTTTATTGTGGAGTCACTACACGTCTGTTCACCTGGTTTATCACATGGTCATGATCACCTTGACTGTTATTGTTTTAACAAACTTCATGTATTTACGATCCAATTCCATAAAGCTCAGGGGAAATGCCATTAAAAGTGCTTTATCATCTGTAAGGGTGTCTGAGTGATCACATGACTTTCTCTTCACTGTTTGTCACACACACTCGTCCATTCCATGCCATTAAGTCCTTATATGGGCAGTGGGTGTGGCTTAACTCCTCGTGTGGTATTTCTCAGAAACCAGATGTCCTGGTTCTGCTGGAACCGGCTGACTCCGCCCCCAAGGACTGTCTCCTAAGAGATGAGTCGCGTCCAGTTCAGCCGCCCAATTTGATCGCCGTCAGCCCTTTGTCTGACCATTCACAGCCTCCCAAATCGAATCCTGCCTCTGAAGACAAGGGCCCATCAAAGCCTGTCTCTGTAACCAACAACAGCCAATCGGTGTCCATCTCGGATGAAAAACGCCGTCCAACACCTCCGGTAACACCTGAGTCTTTTGTCAAATTCTTACAAAAGACTtgcattttttctgtttttaatgtttctGGTTCCTTGTTCAGTCCATCCTCCTGTCCCCCCAGCTCTGTGGAGAGAAGGTCCAACCACTCACCACAACTGTCAGGTAAGAAcagagactcacacacacataaatatatatacacacagactcataaatatatatatatacacacacacacacacagacgttaATCTCTCACACTCTGTGCGCGCCTTAGTGGTCCGAGGTGTGTGGCTCGGTTCGACTAcgagggggaggaggaagatgagctGACCTTCACTGCGGGCGATGTCATCGCTCTGACAGAGGTTATTAGTAAGGATTGGGGGCGCGGCGAAATCCACGGGCGAACAGGAATCTTCCCCCTGACCTTCACTGAAGATGAACCGCCGAAGTCAACGGAGACAACCGCAAAACCGGTCGAGTCCTCTGGTGAGGGAGAACCCAGGTCCTTTCATTAGCAACAGGACCTTGACAACCGGTTGACCGACAATCAGGACCTTCCTTTTGCCATGGAAGGGAATATGTTGACAACATCAATAATGCGCAACTGTAACAATACCATGAACTGTAAATGTACTATAAACTATACCATTTATGTACTCCTAATGACAACTATAATATAAACAATAACCTTCTATAAAGCGGTGGTTCCCAACCAGTGggactaggacccctgggggtacatCAGAAGACTCCTGAGACCTTAGACTTACATAAGAAGCCCATGTGGAGGTACTTCAGAGGTATTGGTGCAGGGTCACATTCAGTAGGTTTACAGGTTGGGGACCAGGGCTATGAACTAGTGTAGGACATGATGTGGGTCCTCAGGACGACAGATTATATTTATCAGTTTAGGTTTATGGTTCGGAATATTACATCTTCTTACCTAGTATTTGTTGTTGCGTATTAATCATTTATcaatttgtgtgtctgtgtgtgtgtctctctgtctgtgtgtgtctgttagagTCTACAGACCAGTGGTTTGTTGCTCTATATGACTTCCCTGGCCAGACTGCAGAGGACCTGTGTTtccagcagggggcgctgatcAGAGTAACACAGTGTGTTGACGCAGACTGGTCCAGAGGAAGAACCCAGGATGGACGAGAAGGACTATTCCCCACCGCTTTCTGTGCAGGTGACACaattgtgcacacacacacacacacacacacatacatactaaGAGTTGGTTACAGACGTTAACCCTACTTCCTTCTATCTGCAGCTCAGCCAATGACTGGGCAGCCTTTGGCCAAGGGTGTGGCCAGGGTCCAGTTTGATTTCACAGCTGAAAGTGAAGACGAACTGTCATTGAAGGTAGGAGGGAGGGgcgcgtctctgtgtgttttagtgtaaataaaatatagtgAAGTAATCTCttccccttcatctctctctctctccatctcaggCTGGAGACCTGGTGAAGGACTTGGAGTCTCTGGATGACGAGTGGTTCATAGGGAAGGCAGGAGGGAGACGAGGCCTTGTCCCCAAAAATTACCTGATACTGctccccgacacacacacatgatctGTGGAGACACGTgtgtgagaaatgtttttgttgtttgtgagagagagagaggagtgtgtgtgtgtgttttagcacAGACCAGAATAGTTTTTAGTCATTTTAGCAGGTACTCTCATTCCTTTGACCTCCCAGTATGATTGAGTTAATAGACAGTCTTTCAAACCCTGTAATTTGCATCTCAAATACTTTCTGAACTCTTTTAAATTAGTAGAATgccattggggggggggggggggtgggttctTGTTTAACCCGGTTCCTGCCAGAGCCATCAGTAACTGGACCTTGAGAACCTGGAGAGACTCTTCTCACATTGTGTTAGGTTTCCGATTTCGATTCACGGCGATGATGGGTTTCAGTGAATCCCTGACTTATGCCTGTACTACATCTGATAGCAGGTTGTAGGCCTGGCTGCTCTTAAAGGCATTTTCCGGTTGAGGCAACATAATACCCATTACTGTGAATGACAGGTCCGCTGGCATTGCCTTTAAGCTGTAGtgcctttatctctctctctgggtctgaATCCAGGCCTTAGTCTCTCATTGTCTGTTAATGCATGACTTTAACATTTTAGGAAGTTAAACATCTATGTGTATCTTCTGTGTGATCTTACCGTTATCATGGGACATTCCGGACAAAAATGTAATCCAAATAAAAGGACATGTTGAAATGCAATTGGTTTCATGTCATTCTTTTTCCTAGTTGTGTGAAACGGTGCCATGTAAGTAACCGATTCCACTGCaggattctgtgtgtgtgtgtgtgtgtgtgtgtgtgtgtgtgtgtgtgtgtgtgtgtgtgtgtgtgtgtgtgtgtgtgtgtgtgtgtgtgtgtgtgtgtgtgtgtgtgtgtgtgtgtgtgtgtgtgtgtgtgtgtgtgtgtgtgtgtgtgtgtgtgtgtgtgtgtgtgtgtgtgtgtgtgtgtgtgtgtgtgtgtgtgtgtgtgtgtgtgtgtgtgtgtgtgtgagaccaaatgtcccaatgagtatagtaaaaccagcacaaattgggaccttttgccggtccccgtgaggcaaaagtaaatttccgGTTTAGGgccaaacttacaattgattttatggTTAGAATTTGGggttctttaaggtccaggcgttattggttaaggttaggcataaatgtttgtttattaaggtttagggcaagggagcatgcaatttctattttctggtccccatgagtgtagctgtacaaatgtgtgtgtgtgtgcagagaggtgtgtgtgcagAGGTTTGTGTGACCAGTAGTCATGGTATCATGTCATGGTTTTATTCTCAGTTTGGAGTGTTGTTGAAGCAACGAACCAGGACATGTTTAAACATATAACCCAaccaaccaaacacacagaacataccATCATCACTATTCTGTCTTCACCAACACTCATCCCAGTTTGATTTGGAAACTATACCTAGCCTGGGTGGTATTCTGAGCCAAATCCTTGCTAATGATTTGGCTAATATAGCCTTTTTCCAGACTATATTAACTACGGTTGATAGTGGTTTAAATAAAATGCGGTTGGTTGgagcactaacacacacacacacgcacttatTGTTAAAAATGAAAGTCACATACTGTAGGTATCGGCCTGTCAACACTCACAATGGAAGGCCCATTGTCATTTAGTGTGAAGCAAAAAATAATGTAAGACCAGTTAAAACCGGTATTTCTGAGGGGAGTTTCCTGGAAGCTTTGTAACCGATGTCCTGCGTTTTTAACAATAAGGGTCCTTTCTGATTGAGGCGACAGAAGCATTGTGAGTCTCCGCAGCTGCTGGACGTCCTTTACGTTTCACATGAACTACGATGTGGATCTTCTACAGCGCATAAACACAGGTTGATCCCAGCCAACACCACCCAGTCCAGTTGAAGCCTCACCTCAGCGCTCCGGAGCTTTCCGGAGACTCAGCATGGTCACTAAGACTTGGCTCCCATCcaactggatttttttttttttttagttttcaaAATGACACCAGCCCCCTTAACTCTTTGTTCAGTAGTGACAGTTAGAGATTGATCAATTGATCACTTCATTATTCTGTAGTAACACACTCATATTTACATCCAATAACACATCTTAACCCCCTTCAGGATACACATTTAGGGACGGTTTGAGAACAGGCTTACGTCTGGGAAACTGACCTCAtatgaaattaaataactaTCACAGTAAAAACCTAAAGGTGGTGATTAATGTCTCACACTACACAGCACCTCAGAAGGATGCTGGTCATTTTCAGACTGCTACATTCTCCTCAAAACCACTCAGACAGATCTACGACACACGtacaaaatatactgtaaaaatactaaatactcCGGTTGTGTAAG from Esox lucius isolate fEsoLuc1 chromosome 24, fEsoLuc1.pri, whole genome shotgun sequence carries:
- the LOC105006508 gene encoding SH3 domain-containing protein 19 isoform X2 yields the protein MAEARRADEDETEGTRGENRDAVVRRQPRPTNSSGERSERHKEQRLSQGPLSSLRAAIKRTSTGSTALGENSSRDRRRPEITIVSAEPLASNTWFPGASGGFPPPPPPAATIWGSSIPPVILPPPSYDEVIKEKSQEQVPPPSSSPASQRSVSTTTIATQTDVGPESSAPIQRAPVARRPPKPPRPSYPFTTNPSHADDTTTAAVNSVTPLEDPLVSKHLEETRPAGIHGDLLSSDPFCPLTSVSSSQTDQWEQSFSVLPSHSKVALTTPSDPQPHPRPRPRTKNSLRPIKREVNVQTLVRLGETGSEVPENQEGNQPGGKYLQELLDAFSSDDWGFPDSHSNNEVESESGGEEGEEEEEEEEEEEEEEEEEEDMSTLKARIQAFEQQQAGHEHSNPPDSNHGDRALPGGGRPEPRPRVQPPPKPAPPIAPKPPLTAKPTGKGLWEDRGMAVEEVNKTVDSTTPPKISDPSPKPTHPPASVPVPAPRPLLPKKPPSDPQRPEPPTEKSEETPSVPRLPPRPPVALRTSAAVVPQERTPVIGQPTPAVPPKSSTEPQPPSDSKTTNNTRPSVAQKPSTTSSPRRQSVPLSGPSGPEKRPSKVSTQATPAVTKPPSVPPAPTHRKTPPVSADLQPTLPPRPQGGVKLLPLRPPPIKSVPGRPPPPQAVSTPAAVSATQAPLPQAVSTPAYVSANQAPPPQAVSSPATPPPPNQLQGQRATKRGPPLPPRPKPGHPLYKNYMVNSQKPDVLVLLEPADSAPKDCLLRDESRPVQPPNLIAVSPLSDHSQPPKSNPASEDKGPSKPVSVTNNSQSVSISDEKRRPTPPSILLSPQLCGEKVQPLTTTVSGPRCVARFDYEGEEEDELTFTAGDVIALTEVISKDWGRGEIHGRTGIFPLTFTEDEPPKSTETTAKPVESSDQWFVALYDFPGQTAEDLCFQQGALIRVTQCVDADWSRGRTQDGREGLFPTAFCAAQPMTGQPLAKGVARVQFDFTAESEDELSLKAGDLVKDLESLDDEWFIGKAGGRRGLVPKNYLILLPDTHT
- the LOC105006508 gene encoding SH3 domain-containing protein 19 isoform X4, whose product is MGKTDTGGECKVKARHCVSVYVALGVVTTVAPPSIQHQGPLSSLRAAIKRTSTGSTALGENSSRDRRRPEITIVSAEPLASNTWFPGASGGFPPPPPPAATIWGSSIPPVILPPPSYDEVIKEKSQEQVPPPSSSPASQRSVSTTTIATQTDVGPESSAPIQRAPVARRPPKPPRPSYPFTTNPSHADDTTTAAVNSVTPLEDPLVSKHLEETRPAGIHGDLLSSDPFCPLTSVSSSQTDQWEQSFSVLPSHSKVALTTPSDPQPHPRPRPRTKNSLRPIKREVNVQTLVRLGETGSEVPENQEGNQPGGKYLQELLDAFSSDDWGFPDSHSNNEVESESGGEEGEEEEEEEEEEEEEEEEEEDMSTLKARIQAFEQQQAGHEHSNPPDSNHGDRALPGGGRPEPRPRVQPPPKPAPPIAPKPPLTAKPTGKGLWEDRGMAVEEVNKTVDSTTPPKISDPSPKPTHPPASVPVPAPRPLLPKKPPSDPQRPEPPTEKSEETPSVPRLPPRPPVALRTSAAVVPQERTPVIGQPTPAVPPKSSTEPQPPSDSKTTNNTRPSVAQKPSTTSSPRRQSVPLSGPSGPEKRPSKVSTQATPAVTKPPSVPPAPTHRKTPPVSADLQPTLPPRPQGGVKLLPLRPPPIKSVPGRPPPPQAVSTPAAVSATQAPLPQAVSTPAYVSANQAPPPQAVSSPATPPPPNQLQGQRATKRGPPLPPRPKPGHPLYKNYMVNSQKPDVLVLLEPADSAPKDCLLRDESRPVQPPNLIAVSPLSDHSQPPKSNPASEDKGPSKPVSVTNNSQSVSISDEKRRPTPPSILLSPQLCGEKVQPLTTTVSGPRCVARFDYEGEEEDELTFTAGDVIALTEVISKDWGRGEIHGRTGIFPLTFTEDEPPKSTETTAKPVESSESTDQWFVALYDFPGQTAEDLCFQQGALIRVTQCVDADWSRGRTQDGREGLFPTAFCAAQPMTGQPLAKGVARVQFDFTAESEDELSLKAGDLVKDLESLDDEWFIGKAGGRRGLVPKNYLILLPDTHT
- the LOC105006508 gene encoding SH3 domain-containing protein 19 isoform X1 codes for the protein MAEARRADEDETEGTRGENRDAVVRRQPRPTNSSGERSERHKEQRLSQGPLSSLRAAIKRTSTGSTALGENSSRDRRRPEITIVSAEPLASNTWFPGASGGFPPPPPPAATIWGSSIPPVILPPPSYDEVIKEKSQEQVPPPSSSPASQRSVSTTTIATQTDVGPESSAPIQRAPVARRPPKPPRPSYPFTTNPSHADDTTTAAVNSVTPLEDPLVSKHLEETRPAGIHGDLLSSDPFCPLTSVSSSQTDQWEQSFSVLPSHSKVALTTPSDPQPHPRPRPRTKNSLRPIKREVNVQTLVRLGETGSEVPENQEGNQPGGKYLQELLDAFSSDDWGFPDSHSNNEVESESGGEEGEEEEEEEEEEEEEEEEEEDMSTLKARIQAFEQQQAGHEHSNPPDSNHGDRALPGGGRPEPRPRVQPPPKPAPPIAPKPPLTAKPTGKGLWEDRGMAVEEVNKTVDSTTPPKISDPSPKPTHPPASVPVPAPRPLLPKKPPSDPQRPEPPTEKSEETPSVPRLPPRPPVALRTSAAVVPQERTPVIGQPTPAVPPKSSTEPQPPSDSKTTNNTRPSVAQKPSTTSSPRRQSVPLSGPSGPEKRPSKVSTQATPAVTKPPSVPPAPTHRKTPPVSADLQPTLPPRPQGGVKLLPLRPPPIKSVPGRPPPPQAVSTPAAVSATQAPLPQAVSTPAYVSANQAPPPQAVSSPATPPPPNQLQGQRATKRGPPLPPRPKPGHPLYKNYMVNSQKPDVLVLLEPADSAPKDCLLRDESRPVQPPNLIAVSPLSDHSQPPKSNPASEDKGPSKPVSVTNNSQSVSISDEKRRPTPPSILLSPQLCGEKVQPLTTTVSGPRCVARFDYEGEEEDELTFTAGDVIALTEVISKDWGRGEIHGRTGIFPLTFTEDEPPKSTETTAKPVESSESTDQWFVALYDFPGQTAEDLCFQQGALIRVTQCVDADWSRGRTQDGREGLFPTAFCAAQPMTGQPLAKGVARVQFDFTAESEDELSLKAGDLVKDLESLDDEWFIGKAGGRRGLVPKNYLILLPDTHT
- the LOC105006508 gene encoding SH3 domain-containing protein 19 isoform X3, with the translated sequence MAEARRADEDETEGTRGENRDAVVRRQPRPTNSSGERSERHKEQRLSQGPLSSLRAAIKRTSTGSTALGENSSRDRRRPEITIVSAEPLASNTWFPGASGGFPPPPPPAATIWGSSIPPVILPPPSYDEVIKEKSQEQVPPPSSSPASQRSVSTTTIATQTDVGPESSAPIQRAPVARRPPKPPRPSYPFTTNPSHADDTTTAAVNSVTPLEDPLVSKHLEETRPAGIHGDLLSSDPFCPLTSVSSSQTDQWEQSFSVLPSHSKVALTTPSDPQPHPRPRPRTKNSLRPIKREVNVQTLVRLGETGSEVPENQEGNQPGGKYLQELLDAFSSDDWGFPDSHSNNEVESESGGEEGEEEEEEEEEEEEEEEEEEDMSTLKARIQAFEQQQAGHEHSNPPDSNHGDRALPGGGRPEPRPRVQPPPKPAPPIAPKPPLTAKPTGKGLWEDRGMAVEEVNKTVDSTTPPKISDPSPKPTHPPASVPVPAPRPLLPKKPPSDPQRPEPPTEKSEETPSVPRLPPRPPVALRTSAAVVPQERTPVIGQPTPAVPPKSSTEPQPPSDSKTTNNTRPSVAQKPSTTSSPRRQSVPLSGPSGPEKRPSKVSTQATPAVTKPPSVPPAPTHRKTPPVSADLQPTLPPRPQGGVKLLPLRPPPIKSVPGRPPPPQAVSTPAAVSATQAPLPQAVSTPAYVSANQAPPPQAVSSPATPPPPNQLQGQRATKRGPPLPPRPKPGHPLYKNYMVNSQKPDVLVLLEPADSAPKDCLLRDESRPVQPPNLIAVSPLSDHSQPPKSNPASEDKGPSKPVSVTNNSQSVSISDEKRRPTPPLCGEKVQPLTTTVSGPRCVARFDYEGEEEDELTFTAGDVIALTEVISKDWGRGEIHGRTGIFPLTFTEDEPPKSTETTAKPVESSESTDQWFVALYDFPGQTAEDLCFQQGALIRVTQCVDADWSRGRTQDGREGLFPTAFCAAQPMTGQPLAKGVARVQFDFTAESEDELSLKAGDLVKDLESLDDEWFIGKAGGRRGLVPKNYLILLPDTHT